CTCCTTTGACTTTTGTACCAAAATGTATATGGGTTTTTCAAATTAATAGCTAAAATTCCCAAGTTAAAAGGGCTAATAGTTTTTATctatacacaaatcatatgtatTTTATCCTTTGATCATTGAATTCAAATGAGttaatcataattatacaattaagTGAAATTAATTTCTGTTAATCaatctatattgtgtccctctAAGGAAGATCTTGCGAACACAGTTGCATTATATCTCGACGGCTTCTTAAGTACAAATTGTGTTACCTTTCGAACATGTTTTGGACTTATGCGGTGACTTGAATGAAGTCACTCAGCTTATTGGCTTTGTCTTACTATGCATTTAATCagaatactttattttaataataacactCATTATATTTCTCATAATTAGTTTAGCAATGTATTCAGTCTTCTTTTTAAATAGTCCGAAAAATTAGAGCTGTTATATAAATggactgttttattttgtgcGATTGGAATGTGCTGAATGAGATCTTAGATAGATACACATAACGTACTGCTGTTTGAATAAGCTACTTATATCACTTATGAACTGATTATGTTATGGAAGGTATTGAATGTGTTGTAATAACGTTGATATTGAAGACGTGCGTATTTTGTGCGTATATTCCCATGTAATATAGTCATCATAAAGAAATACTAATATaacaaatggtatttttatatAGGTCCTTCTCTTTAAACAACACAACTGTAAAACCAATTGTTAATACATGTGAACTGATTAGACTTGCAAACCAATCGATATTTACTTTATAAGTgatcttaattatgtttattatctaTACCGTTTACTGatgttttctaaaacatttgcTTATATTTGCGTTAAACTatgtatacatacttgaatACAATTGACAAGTTCATGTGCTTAGACAAAGTACGTTGGCATGTGTCTGAATCAATGTCGGTTCTGTCCGTACTCTTccttttgtattgtatttgagACTGTAGTTTTTGGCTTCGGAAGTCATTCAGGGCTGACATTCTCGTATGTACTCAGAAACAACATGTTTTCGAAAGGCTCTTCCACATATAACAAGGCTTCAGGTGACGCCCTAGATACGTTTTgatctattttaaataactgaATTGCACTGTGACAAAAAAGCGGTACATACAGTTTGAACGTCGCTATCACTCGGTTTGGTACGAGCCTTCCAAATGATTAAGGCAGATGTTTCCAATTAATGTATACTGatcttatttataataattttatgatattatatatgaTTGTACAGAAGTCAGCATCTATCGATTTTTCCCTAATATTTCGAATTGATTTTCTAAGAATTTTAAAGGAGAATTGTACCATATGttcaaaatgtcattaaaactCAGCGTGCCTAGTTTCTTAAAAACTATATGTTTGAAAGATATAGAACACGTCTCATAAAGACTGACCtacaatgacaaaaaataagaatacgCTTCTGTATTATTGAAGGATTTTAATACCTCCGCGGGCTTGGCTTATTATCACAAACTATGATCAAGTGAGTGATTTGTTCTAAAATATTACCTCGTTTTATACGTGGACAGCTTGTTTCTGCAAATTCACCCGgatgtttaaacatataatatttattagtttaacaTTGCATTGTTCAACAACTTATCATTAAAGGTCATAGTTAACTTAatcaaactaaaatatatttatgtattctTCACAAATGACATGGTCTTCGAAACATAATTCACACTGCTTTAGTTCAGCTCACCTCAACTTTCTTGAACATAATTGATACATACGATGAATGTTTCATTGAatcaattcttttaactttagAACCGACTCGATATATCCATGCCCATAGGTGCAATCATATCtaaatgtttgacattttcgtggtaattgtttttaaatataaattgtccACTTTCTGTATATTTCCTGGTGTCAAATACAATGTGCTtccaataataattttataattttgaaagtgATATAACTGATATAACATATGTCTTTTAGCATGTCTGaataattaaatcataatttaaCCATCACAAATTAAGTAAGTATTGTGCAGAAAGAAAACTGTGAATTTCACACACATAGCATGCACATATGTGGTAGCGATGCAATAAGGCCTTCCTCGTCGCTTTTTGAGTATATcgtttaattcattattatgcaatatcggttacaatatgtcaacatttaaattcaAGTTTTTTTCTGCTCTTCATTTGGAtcttaaacttaatattttcaaaaaaaaaactcGAAAAGAATTGCGTAAGTTTACGTTTCTCATTGAACCGTTTTTGTAAGATTTGGATGAGAACTCGTTCAATTCAAATTTGCAAGTTAATGACCGATTCTCAATTGTAGTGATGTACCAGAATGTCAAACATGTTAAAagacataatttatcaaaacatatatttatttcgaaaTTCCATGTCATATAAGATTTGGGCGAGAAATAGTTCATTTCGCAATTTTGCAAATTGATGAATGATAATCACTTGTAATGATGTACTAGAAtgtgaaacatgtttaaaagaCATTATTTATCGAACAGAAATTTTATTTCGAAATTCCATGTCATATACAATTTTCGCGAGAAATCGTTCATCTCATATTTGAAAGATAATGAATGATGATCAATTGAAGTTATCTTTTAGTACctcaaacatgtttaaaagacATTATTCATCAATACAAATGTCTTACATTCAAAGTCCTAAACGATATGGGAATTAAGGAAATATACCATCTCCAGTCTTCAACATCAATTGTGTTGCATTTAAAGAACCCTTGACGCTGAGATCCTATGAATAATGATGAGCATATGTCAGGaacatttaattgaatataaGAATATACAGCTTAAGCCAGTGGAAGAAAGGCCAGGAGCGCAGATAAGAATGAGTGACGTCTTTATTTGGATACCAAAAGCAAACAGTCATATACAAACGGAAATAGTAAATGAATTTCATCTTCAAATAAATCGTCAATATTACACCATTTTCGAAGAATACATACTTGATTTCCCTAGGGTGAGAGCCTCCGAGCTCCCAGAACCACATTTAAATCAACATTGTTTGTCATGTCTCGAGATCCAGATATAACTCAAGATATTTGTTCCTTTTAACTTTATctgatatttccttttttactGGCCCCTTTGATGTAGCTACACTTGTACTTAGCCTCGTAAGGTATGTTTGCTAAAGTAATTTTGAGAAACGGCCatgctttgttttaaaaacagttttaataaagGTAGTTTGAATAACAAAACCTATATATCAAGCATAagcaatattaaaaatacttaGAAATGGACAAAAACAGTGGTATATATAGATTAgaaaatatatgtgtgtttccttttatttaatatctgaGTTACCTGCCCTGGTTGTAAATTTGCTTGTGAATTAAGAACATTAcgacaaaaacattatatttatctattATATAGATTTAAGCATCATGCAATAATATTTGGCTAAGTATATCACTGAAACCATTTGATGCATTATTATGGCGTCACTACTTTAACCATTGTAACCattgtgaaataatttatattgaaatcatGCTTCACCAAATATGATTCCAGCATAAACTACATCGGAAGACTAACAAGCAACGCTTgctataatttattaattttccGTCAAGTGTacacatattttcatatcacataatatatacattaacaCAACTATGTTTGACTgagtttaatattttgtttatcaaagtATTTTATTGTGTACTCTAACAttacttcaccatttaaaaatgttttattttttctgttagGGTCTGATTTCGTTGGAAATATACTATTGGttgcacatttttaaattatactgcAGTCTCGTGAGACGTGCAAATGTGATTTTAATTGACTGAAGGTATATGAAGAGGAATCAATGTCATGTAaagaaatacaagaaaatattaattatatattatatctgccaCTGGCAATTTGTTTGATAGAAAGAAAGAAGTACGTGTGTGATAACAAAGTCGTCATTCGCACTCGATGCCGaggaaaacatttttgaatcTTTACAAAATGTCAAAGAATTTGGAACATTGCAAGACCGTTACATTGACAGatctaaaaaataatgttcttgaAAAAATTATTTCTTGAGAAGAATTTTTAGAATTTCAAGTTCTAAAATCCTCTAGAACCTGTTTATCTGGAATAATTTAGAGCTTGACGTTCATGAGCTATTTGAGGAAGAtcgtttttaaataatgttctagaacagttcaagaacatcaatgtttaaatgatCTGTTTTAGATCATGAAGTATaagaaaaatgaagaaaaaaacccGCAACGTTATAGAACGGGATATTCTAAATACACAAATAGAATGGTCTTGAACTATCATAAAACACATTCCTGAACTGATAAATAACTATTATTTACATACTCGCATCGAAAATTCACCACGATAAATTGATTTCATAATgctatcaaaacaaaaagtagGTTCTTCGACGTCATTTAGTTTGTACAAATGAGtctttgtgtgtgtttttaaatgccAATCGGGTCATGTCCGAAAAACTTATAGCATTATAGTAGTACTTCGATGCGTTCAGGAAATGACCCTTATGTCTGCCTGATACTTAAGTCTGTCTTTCTTTTTCCAGATTGGCCATTTCTATTTTATTCGCTCTATATTATCCTGTTGTTATATTTGGCTTAACCCAGTCCAAATTCCTATTTAGACATCATTGCATTTAACAGTTCGAAGAAAAGCCTAAGGCTTCTctctgtaaaaataaaaacgttacATAAGTTTTTGCCAGTGACCGTAGTTGCATatcttatataaaattatgtatatatatatatatatatatatatatatatatatatatatatatatatatatatatatatatatatatatatatatatatttatatataaagaaaataaatacatatcagAAATAATTCAGTCTTAAAGTATTAATGATTTctataaaacacaatttcagTAACAATTTTGTTCAACGATATCAaatattccatttaaatataGAAGTCGAAAACTGCAGTGTTGTTTCGAAAAACACCGTCGTgtttatcaattgttttaatcaattaaatacaaaaacaatcaaaaaccaTCAAAACGACACTTAAATTAAGCAATTTCTATAATGTTTACATAATGGTTAACGTTAGTGCTGCACTGcgtcattttataaaaaaggaaTTAATCCAATTGAGTAAGTTACTGTGACacacaaatatgttttgtttctgttgGAACACTGTAATAACACTACATGTATTCCCATATGTATGAGCCACCAGAAAACTATCCGACATAAAGGTGTctcaaatatacttataaaGCATTAAGCTTTCAAATTGAATAACCTGGTGATTCAGCACTCAATACGCTTTTAACACTTACACGTACAATTAATAACTAAGCTTTTCGCAACCTTTCTCCTTTAAATGAATATTGGTGCAAACGTAACAGATGAAATGTGTCTCACATTTGCATTTAAGTAATGGgttgtttctgtattttcagATAGAGCGGAGAGGACTGGCGGAAATCACTCTGTTAAACGCTATCTAACTTCACTCATGAGAAAATAACTTAGTGTGGAAAAGGCTGCGAAATCCATTAGATCAAACTTAAATAAGTTGTTCTTTATTGAGAGCGGggtttcaatttcaaatactagACAAAACGTGAATAGATTCGCGCACATTGGTAGCTTACGAGCATTCTTAAATGTCTCTGATCCATCAAAGTTAGTCTGATAGACGGGAAAACAAACCTTATGCTGATTACGCTGCGATGATATTCATCTCAGACGATTTTAAACTAACCAGTTTCGAAGAACGGCTCAAGTATGGTAATTGTGTTGTAAAATAGACTGGTCAACCTTTATCGTGaatcggaataaaaaaatggaagGAAATCCTAATTATGAAAGCTCAGTGACAAATGATATGAATTCAGATTTTTATATGGTGCATAACGGATCAGGAAACAACAGTTTGACATATATATCACACAGGAACAATACCTACGATATGGGACAGTTATCCGATTCCGAGAAGTTTTTACTAGATTTTATCTACGTTTTAGATGAATTTGGGGTGCCTAGTTTGTTAACGATCGGCGTAGTTTCAAATCTCATTCTGGCTATCACTGTTCGGAACTCGGAGCTGAAAAAGATTGCACCGTGCTGCTACTTTTATGCGCTCGGAATTGTGGATACTCTTTACTTGATTGTGATGGCAATCCCTTGGTTTTCTCTGCGTCTTCTGGACATCTACAATATGGAAGGGTTTTGCCAAGTGATTTACTACCTTAATCTCTTGACAACATTTCTATCCAGCTGGTTCGTTGTTATGCTTTTAATAGAAAGGATAATTATGTGTTACAGACCAAATATAGCCGAGAAATATTTCAATGCCTTCCGAACAAAGTGCTACATAACAGCTGTCTCGATTTTTGCCATCGTAGGACATCTATACTTGACATGGACAAGTGGTGTGTTTTATAATCAGATTTTCAACAGAAAATTATGTATGGTGATACCAGAAAATTCCCAAGATATTGTGACAATGAGAAAGATCGACACAGTATTTTCATTCATCCTTCCCCTAGTTTTCTGCATTTTGCTCATTTTACCTTTATCAATATACATATGTGCCTCAAAATTGAAATGCGTAGATGGCATTCTTCGAGTGCGTACAAAAGTGGTCACCGTAGAGGTTCGATTGAATACCAGGTCCCAAAGGCGCCGTTATACGGAATGCCCATCGTGTTCTAATATGTCGAATATATCAAACTATGAAAAGGTCCAACGTCAGAGGATACTATTCTTTTCTCAGAGCAAAAGATTATCGTTAACTGCGACTGTAGTTGCTGTTATATTTGTGGTTCTCTCTATCCCACATAATGTAATCAAagcaaaaatagtttttttgaaTGGAGATTATATCATTACTTATGCGGACCAGACttttctaaaattatttgaagaactatataaaatcaattttgcatttaaggcccttatttatttttctttactgCCTGAAATGAGAAAAAGTCTGGTCAAATTGGTGCTTTCTTGCTGGCGACGAAGCAGTAAATCCAATAAAGTAGAGCTAAAAGACCGGTGTGTTGTAACTACTCTTTGATATAGGAACTTCTATTGAAATATCCGCTTGTATATAGAACCAATAAATCATAAGCCTTATATTGCATTCTTTTCATCAGCATcccttttaaattaaatgagtAGATCAAAGGACTTACTcgaaatgaacattattattgcATTGATTTCCAAACGAACAATTTTACCTTGCTGTTCTCCGTTTCACATTGAATACGAATACAAATTAActttttctgtttgttatgacatttcaaataacCAATATATAAAGTAATTCTATAGCAGTTATACAGTCTATTAAATAAAcgattattaattaaaatgataaaatagaaTATATTACCTACCGAgatgaaaaagaagaaaaactacTATTACCGCCGACCCATCTTATTTTTACGAATCCCGAAagcatgaaaactattgataaaGCATCCcatattttagaaattaacgAATAGTTTACTTTAACCATAGAGGGACATCTGCCCAGCCAAATCGCAGCGTGTCGTTTCTGAGTTTAGATTACTTTAACTACTTTGGTGTGTTACATTTCGGTGCAAATAAGTTTCATcacttgttttaatatataccaAATAATCCTCCTCGTTATCATGAACACCAGAGTTTTTCATGTCACTGCGGtctttgaatttattttgaagaaGCTCGATTAAGGACTTTTCATGTGAAGTTGAATTGAGTCGTCATGTTACATATCCGGCCACGTTTGGCCTTatgattctttgttttatttgtgtgtttttcatgCCATTGTGTTGATTTgctttttctgtagtttttgtttgcatttatttatctGTAATATTACCTTGTCAGCATCAATTATATTCACATTAATTATGTTCTTTTGTCGTCTGTCGAtggaaacataaacaataataaaataaaccgttttaatgaatttattccaaacaaaaaatgatttaatgtgTAAACACATGGTTTTACCCGTTTTGAACATGTAATTACCAGGATCAGCAGTATGTACAGTGAAAAAAGGAacaagttttgatattttaacataaacgtTAACAGCTGAGAgtactgacaaaatataatgcatgAGCTAACGGAATTGCTAAATTATGTTCAGAACTATCAATTGCATATTCAAGTTCCCTTTCTACATTTTAGATCATCAACTATTTATATAGCTTCGGATCTTACCATGTATCTCAGTTTCCTGGGAAGCCAACCAAAATCTGACCTCGAGATTAATGataatgtgtgttttgttaCAAGCTAAATCTTATTTACGAGTTACTTGATTCAATGCTCGTTATCTCAAAAATACGGGTTAATTCTAATAGAACATTTCTAATTAGGACTAAGTATCTCCTTGTTAGGAGATAGTATTCACTTATAGGGTTTTAATTATAGCAggatcatgtttatttttacgcTGTTGTACTTCTTGTAGTCCTTGGATACGCTAAGGATAGTAAATACTGAGGTGATACAAGGTAAGTTCACTTGAAACCTTAGATGGACACATATTCAATAATTCAAAAACTCAACGAAACTTTCTTTTATTAAGTCGAAGTAAGGTTttgtttgtaaagaaaatatctttataCCAAAATCGataaggccactccttttttattttttggtttacaagaatttttggaaaaaatgtccaccgggtggtcaaaaaaaaagaaaaaaaaaaggaaaaagtcacaaaacatactcttaaagggtaaacatcagagaacaacataaaaacattaaaaatttatatcattttcctgacattttaatttttttaatgctattaatgcatgttttaatacactcaaaagtttcaaagttctaattaaacacacagtttaaatcttacatactgtgcatataaaacatcaatgaaattgactataaaacatgtttacatgtataaactacactttttatcaaagatacagtgaatatcactcagcaagacatttgtttagctttaagggtatgctaaagcaaaagtgaatgcagaacacttaaaaactgaccaatattaaattgaaaaaaagaaaagagaaggcgaattttacgcattaaaaacacaaaaagtgcactgtattaaaacaatacattacattttctaaatattgtttcagttttttaaatattggaaaatgtcaataaagtgaaataattaccaattttgtaaataaggatgtaacattttatgaaaatatttgagctttaatattgtgaaaactattcctgaaaaactaaaaaccaaactagacctagatttgagatTTACCgtgcggggtcctagttgtgtgtaacccgatccatgctaagtccggatattttcggaccgggatatttaccatgggatgttcaccattggatgttcaccaaatccatttcaaattcaaatcttgcagcaaattaccacatcagtacataaaaatcacatagcaaaataataaatctagcatgtgacttaactttatgtacccattatagtaacagagaaatccataattatatataagattttttctTCTCCCAACTCCACTATGCtgtgtatacatgcgttcacagggcatctatacttcatgcttgtttattttcattttaaagagtattccttggttacaaaaacaaatctcatttatagtgaaatatcaagttcattacaaattgaaatggacttattcaaaatagttttccgtgttgttttatctaaatgttttgcacacaactcctggcattagtaaatgtcattgacacatgtgttcaactctttcattgtttttactctactattaatccaaacatgaataaacatgtaatctagaataaacacaagcttcacattgactcaatgacaagtatttccaaaccactttgtgatttaaaatccataagcaccaccgaccgaacttgtgaaactaggtcaccgaacttgtgaa
The DNA window shown above is from Mya arenaria isolate MELC-2E11 chromosome 6, ASM2691426v1 and carries:
- the LOC128237635 gene encoding uncharacterized protein LOC128237635, giving the protein MGQLSDSEKFLLDFIYVLDEFGVPSLLTIGVVSNLILAITVRNSELKKIAPCCYFYALGIVDTLYLIVMAIPWFSLRLLDIYNMEGFCQVIYYLNLLTTFLSSWFVVMLLIERIIMCYRPNIAEKYFNAFRTKCYITAVSIFAIVGHLYLTWTSGVFYNQIFNRKLCMVIPENSQDIVTMRKIDTVFSFILPLVFCILLILPLSIYICASKLKCVDGILRVRTKVVTVEVRLNTRSQRRRYTECPSCSNMSNISNYEKVQRQRILFFSQSKRLSLTATVVAVIFVVLSIPHNVIKAKIVFLNGDYIITYADQTFLKLFEELYKINFAFKALIYFSLLPEMRKSLVKLVLSCWRRSSKSNKVELKDRCVVTTL